aagaaagaaaggaaggaagaagaagcacTCTTTCTTTCTCCATTTTCACTACTCTTTCTAAAACCAAATGATTGATGTGGGGTGCATTATTCAAGAAATGGGAATGTGGGtctaattcaaattcaaattctttgtttttcttgaccCTCAAGAGTGGTTCTTGTTAGTTAGATAGTGTGAGTGCCTGTTTCGTTGctcaaataattttgaaaataaagaaaaaaaaaatgtcagaaATGAGATTTTCTGATCCAAGCAGACTTCACTTAAAGAAGGAGCTCACTCAAATCAGAAAGGCAGCTAGAGTTTTGAGAGATCCAGGTACAACTTCTTCATGGAAGTCAGCTAGATCTGCAGCAGCAGCTTCTACTTCTGCTTCTGCTTGGAAACATTTTGAGAATGAGAATGCAATCCAAAATGGTGGTACTGCTGCTAGTCATAGTAACAATAGCAGCACCCATTTGGGTTCCCATTTCAAGAGTGTGCTCAATAATAACGGGAGCGACAAAAAAGTGTTCCTTTACAATTGGAAGTCGCAGAAATATTCCAGTGAGGAGAGCGCATTGCCAAGGAATGATGCTGATGATAACTCTGAGTCTTGTTCAGTTCAAGAGAGCCTTGATGATAGCCTGAGTGATGCAAGAAACGTTGGGGATTCGAAGAGTGACACGTATTTGGGTGAGACAAGGTCTGCTGCAATGATTTTCAGACGTAGAGACGCAAATCTCGTGTCGCCATCCATGAGAAGAGCAATGGGCGTCAAGAAAAAGGGTAAGAAAACTAATACTCGTCTGGATGTTCTGTCTAGATATCAAGAAAAAGAGATGAACTTGAGGCGATTACTTAAGGGCCATCCTTCAATGGGTTTGAGTTTAGGTTTAGGAAGGGATGCTATTGTTGAACAATCTGATGATACTGAAGAATATAGTAATTCAGAGGATTTAAGAAAGATTTCTGGGGCATCGCCATTGTTACTAAAACTTAAGCACAAGAACTGGTCACATTCTCCTTCTAAATTTCTGAGAACTAGTCGAAAAGAGGACTCTTCTTATTGTCACAGCACACCTGCATTGTCAACTAGTTCCTGTAACAAGTACCGTAATCGCAACCCGAGCACAGTTGGATCTTGGGACGCCACCACAACCTCAATGAATGACGGGGATGACGAGGATGGTGATCACTTGGATTTACCTGGTCGCCATGGATGTGGGATTCCTTGCTATTGGTCCAAACGGACACCAAGATACAGAGGTGTATGTGGGAGTAGTTGTTGCTCACCTTCCCTTTCAGATACTTTAAGGAGAAAAGGAAGTAGCATGTTGTGTGGTAGTCAGTCAATGTATCATAGACGCCTACGTTCATGTTCACTTTCTAATAAGCGCAGAATTGGTTCAAGAACTGGACAAGCATTTCTCCCTTTGCTTGCGGACAGTGGTGATGGCATAGGAGGGTCATCGATAGGTACTGCTCATAGCGATGATGAGCTTTCTACAAACTACGGGGAACTTGATTTGGAGGCATTGTGCAGATTGGATGGTAGGAGGTGGTCCAGTTACAGGAATCAAGACGGGTTGGAGATCGTGGCTTTAAATGGAGACGGAGAAGATGAAGGCACGGTTCAAAATATCAGAAGTTTAAGCCAGAAATACAAGCCAGCTTTCTTCAGTGAACTGATTGGGCAAAACATTGTTGTTCAATCACTTATCAATGCTATTTCTAGGGGAAGAATAGCTCGGGTTTATCTTTTCCAAGGTCCACGAGGCACAGGTAAAACATCAGCAGCTAGGATTTTTGCCTCTGCTTTAAACTGCATGTCTACTGAAGAAATAAAACCTTGTGGGTGCTGCAGAGAATGCAATGATTCCAGTTCTGGGAAGACCAGGGATCTATGGGAAGTTGATGGCACCGACAAGAAGGGAATTGAAAAAGTTAGATATCTTCTGAAGAAAATTTCGCGTGGGCCTCCATTGGGCTCTTCACGTTACAAGGTTTTTCTTATTGATGAATGTCACTTGTTGCCCTCTAAGATGTGGCTGGCATTTCTCAAATTTCTTGAAGAACCACCACAGCGAGTTGTGTTCATATTTGTAACAACCGATGCTGACAATGTACCTCGTACTGTACAATCACGGTGTCAGAAGTACCTCTTCAGCAAAATTAAAGATCGAGATATTGTAGCAAGGTTGAGGAAAATTTCTAACGAGGAGAATCTTGATGTTGAATTGAATGCCCTGGATTTGATTGCTTTGAATGCTGATGGTTCACTTCGAGATGCAGAAACAATGTTAGACCAGTTGAGTTTGCTTGGGAAGAAGATAACTACTTCTCTTGTAAATGAATTGGTGAGTTCTGTCTACCATTCTGTTCTTTAACATTTTCTGCTTCCATTGGTTCCCTTAAACCATTTTCAAATCTTGGTAGGAGAAGACTAATAGGTGAATCATTAACGAGTATCATATAACTACTGGACAATACTTGTGACTCTCTGTGTAACGAATGCTTGAATCACTTGGACTCAATATGTACTTTCAATCTTTTCAGGTGGGGGATGTTTCAGATGAGAAATTACTGGAACTTTTGGAATTAGCAATGTCTTCAGAGACTGCTGAAACAGTGAAAAGGGCCAGGGATTTGATGGACTCTGGCATTGATCCAATGGTTTTAATGTCTCAACTGGCCAGCCTCATTATGGATATTATTGCTGGGACATACAATGTTGTTTATGCCAAGCATGGTGATTCACTCATTGGTACGCAGAATTGTGAGTAGCACTCCCTTGCTTTTATAGAGTGGCCTTAGAGCTCATCCATATGCATATAAGAATTATGCAGAGACTTGTAAACTTAGTGCAGAGTCAGTTAATGATATTAGATTTAGCTCAGCTTTAATAAGGTAGTTCGTGATTTTTGTACCTGATTTAATGGCCTTTTTTCTAGGTTACTAGTTGTTAACCTCTGGATTCGACTGGTATGACCTTGATGCATCAGTTCACAAATTTATTATATAGTATAaagaagtttatatatgttttgcaCATATGCATATATTGCGATTCTAGTTTTTTGTCAGAATGTTGTTATTCTTGATGGATGCTTCGACTGTTTTTTTAGTGACTGAAGCAGAACTGGAGAGACTAAAGCATGCTTTGAGGCTTCTTTCAGAGGCTGAGAAACAGCTAAGGATCTCAAGTGACCGCTCAACATGGTTCACAGCAACTCTTCTACAGCTTGGTTCCACACCTTCAATGGATCTCACTCTGTCAAGCAGTAGTAGGAGGCAGAGCTCCAGGACAACTGAGGAAGATCCTTCAAGTGTTTCAAAGGAATCCAATGTTTACAAGCCAAACTCAGATGCTCAATATTTTCCCCGGAGATCAAGTTCGCCTTCTTCCTTGTACAGGGCAATAAATGGACATTCCAGCCACCAAGCGGAATATGAATTTAATGCCAAACCCCCTCGATTGATGGATAACAATACTCTATCTGCTTCATTGGATGATGAAATGACTGGAAATAAGGTATTTAGGTACAAAAACTCAGACAAGTTGGATGATATATGGGAGAAATGTATTGAAAAGTGTCACTCACAGACATTGAGGCAGCTTCTACATGCTCATGGAAAGCTTCTGTCCATATCTGAAGTGGATGGTAAGTCCAATACTTTTCCATGTTCTTCCAATATCATTTGCTGGTAGAACTGTAACTGAAAATCATGGTAAAAGAAAGAACTGTAACCGAAAATACAAAAACTCTCCTTTTGATTTCGCCTTCCTTTTGATTTAGATCTAGAGATCTATATCTGATCAACCTTTCGTTACTCCAAATGTGCTTCTAGTGATTCTCAAGGACTTGATCCGTGGGATGGAAATAACTGAAAATACAACAACTGCTTCCCCTTTTGATTTTGCCTTCCTTTTGATTTAGTGCTCCTAGTGGTTCTCGAGGACTTGATCAGTGGGATAGAGATTCTAACTTTGTTGTCTATACGGTCAAAAATAGTTGTTTCTCCTTCTGCTGGATAAGATGATTTGATGAATGATACTTCTTAGCGTTGTTGGGCCATTCTATAAGGTTATGTGCCTAATTTGTAAATGCAAGAGTTGTTTCCCCTCTGCGTGTGCGTTCAAGTTTTCTATGAACCATGTGAGGATCTTATAATCACATGATCTTGGCAAATCCAAATGAACATGGTTGTCAAATCTTGAATCAGAAAGCTCTTTTTAGCCTCCAGACTTTTCTTACCATCTGTTTTAAATTTCTGCATTTTGCTTCTGAGTTGACTCCTAAAATTCAATGAATCATAATGAATCGAATTGAATCTTGACTGAATTTCTTGATTTATGCATATCTGCAATTCACCCCATTAGTCCCTTCGTTTTGTATGTGAACTGAGACGAAGCATGAGATCCTAACAACCATACCAATGAATCCCTGTCTTCTCCTTTAATCAGCTGTAATTCCCACCAGCTTCTGACGGGCTTGTCATCTATTATATGTGTTCTATGCGATTCTTTCTCAGTTACATATTTTTACGCTGTCAATAagttcctttgattttttaaaaaacttccaAGAAGTCAAGTAAAGTGGACAAGTCATCCTGATTTTAGCTGTTACTTTGTTACAAGTCTAATTCTGGAGTCATGAAAATGCAGCAATGACTAAGAAGAAAACCTCTTCTGGAAAGAATTAAGTGACCGTTGGAGATGAAGAATTCAAGTGTAATCAAAACGCACTGTTTAGATACCATTGCTGCGCAGTGCGCACTGTTTTATTTATAGCAAGCATTGCGACATGTGGCCAGGAGAACTTTAGTGAATGAAGAATTAGTTCTTCAGGATAGTACTGTTTTTCTGTAACAGACATACACAAGGCAAAAATGAATGAATTGTAGAATCTGTTACAacaatttcttcttccttttctccctCTGTCTCTCTTTCTGATGAAtcaccttcttcttccttcaatCTCGCAACACTCTCTGCATTGTTAATAGCTCTTCAATATTTCCAGTAAGTCCATAGTTCTTAACATTAACTACTGGGTTCCATACTAGCTAGTGCCGTTTCCATTCAACTTGCTCCAAACTTACCCTTTGAATTAATGAATTTGGTATTCCTAAtagaaaatcaagaaaccaaAAGTAACGTTTGCATCATACAccataatgataaaattttggGCTATAATATATAGCTGTGAATAGAATCACAGAAGAATGATCTGCTTCAACTTCTATTTTACCTTTGTTTCATCTTCCATTGTTGCCTTCTCTGTTTCTGGGTAGATCCCAGGTTACAACTGTTCTTGTGAGTATTCAACCTACGTTGACATTAATGTTTTTGCATGCACATATAATAGAAAGATATCAGTGGAAGATTTACTTCTGGGTGCCCACCACTCCACAATCCCTATGTCATTACCTGATTGTTTGGACGGATTAAGTTGTTCTTCACTCATTTTGattaggtttttctttgttgtgcaAATTTGACTTGATCTGACTGCTGTTTATACCAAGTTTTTGGTGGTAAGTGTTGAGTACCAGTtaggataaaataaaagaacacaGTGAAGTGAAAAGTTACTTAAGCTTTGCTCGAGACAGAAGTTACTTAAATTGGTTGAATGGAATGTTTTCTGCATTAGGTGAGAGTAACAATCGggtggattgttttgatatttaaattccAATGTGTCCTTGATAAATGAGTGATTTATCTCTCTGCATGTCAACGCATATGTTTCTTGCTCTCCCTTTCTGCTGTTATACACAATGTTCATTATGGTTCTTCTTGCAGGAGCCCTTGCTGTTTATGTTGCATTTGAAGATGAAGATATTAAAGCCAGAGCTGAAAGGTTTCTGAGCAGTATCACAAATTCAATCGAGATTGTCCTTAGATGCAATGTAGAGGTTAGAATTGTTCTTGTGTCAGATGGTCTGGATTCTTTGATTTATGCAAACCAATCTGAGTTACAAGAAGGTCATAGGCAAACAGAAGCGACTTTGGCAATTGAACGGGGTGGGAAGGCTAATTGGTCTGGACCGGCTGGTGCAGTAGTTGGTTATTCAGATTTAGAATCACAAGAAGAATCCGCAAAATTATCCAGAGGAAGCTTTAATGATGCCAATGCTGGAGAGAAGCAGGAAATGCCGATGCAGAGAATAGAATCAATTATCCGTGAGCAGAGGTTAGAAACTGCCTGGTTACAGGTGGCAGAGAAGGGCACCCCTGGATCATTGAGTCGTCTGAAACCTGAGAAGAATCAGGTGTTGCCTCAAGAGGACACttatcaacaaaatcaaatggAGTCCATAGATTC
This region of Populus alba chromosome 3, ASM523922v2, whole genome shotgun sequence genomic DNA includes:
- the LOC118031033 gene encoding protein STICHEL isoform X2, which codes for MSEMRFSDPSRLHLKKELTQIRKAARVLRDPGTTSSWKSARSAAAASTSASAWKHFENENAIQNGGTAASHSNNSSTHLGSHFKSVLNNNGSDKKVFLYNWKSQKYSSEESALPRNDADDNSESCSVQESLDDSLSDARNVGDSKSDTYLGETRSAAMIFRRRDANLVSPSMRRAMGVKKKGKKTNTRLDVLSRYQEKEMNLRRLLKGHPSMGLSLGLGRDAIVEQSDDTEEYSNSEDLRKISGASPLLLKLKHKNWSHSPSKFLRTSRKEDSSYCHSTPALSTSSCNKYRNRNPSTVGSWDATTTSMNDGDDEDGDHLDLPGRHGCGIPCYWSKRTPRYRGVCGSSCCSPSLSDTLRRKGSSMLCGSQSMYHRRLRSCSLSNKRRIGSRTGQAFLPLLADSGDGIGGSSIGTAHSDDELSTNYGELDLEALCRLDGRRWSSYRNQDGLEIVALNGDGEDEGTVQNIRSLSQKYKPAFFSELIGQNIVVQSLINAISRGRIARVYLFQGPRGTGKTSAARIFASALNCMSTEEIKPCGCCRECNDSSSGKTRDLWEVDGTDKKGIEKVRYLLKKISRGPPLGSSRYKVFLIDECHLLPSKMWLAFLKFLEEPPQRVVFIFVTTDADNVPRTVQSRCQKYLFSKIKDRDIVARLRKISNEENLDVELNALDLIALNADGSLRDAETMLDQLSLLGKKITTSLVNELVGDVSDEKLLELLELAMSSETAETVKRARDLMDSGIDPMVLMSQLASLIMDIIAGTYNVVYAKHGDSLIVTEAELERLKHALRLLSEAEKQLRISSDRSTWFTATLLQLGSTPSMDLTLSSSSRRQSSRTTEEDPSSVSKESNVYKPNSDAQYFPRRSSSPSSLYRAINGHSSHQAEYEFNAKPPRLMDNNTLSASLDDEMTGNKVFRYKNSDKLDDIWEKCIEKCHSQTLRQLLHAHGKLLSISEVDGALAVYVAFEDEDIKARAERFLSSITNSIEIVLRCNVEVRIVLVSDGLDSLIYANQSELQEGHRQTEATLAIERGGKANWSGPAGAVVGYSDLESQEESAKLSRGSFNDANAGEKQEMPMQRIESIIREQRLETAWLQVAEKGTPGSLSRLKPEKNQVLPQEDTYQQNQMESIDSATLSSPKWEDELNHELKVLKMQDQRVLHTDQIGKMVGYYPMSPSLLHGSSYVANGSKESLGYESSSAGGGCSGLFCWNNSRSNRAKVKGTPVGPRGRSGRFTLFGECAKQKKSESRNTR
- the LOC118031033 gene encoding protein STICHEL isoform X1, coding for MSEMRFSDPSRLHLKKELTQIRKAARVLRDPGTTSSWKSARSAAAASTSASAWKHFENENAIQNGGTAASHSNNSSTHLGSHFKSVLNNNGSDKKVFLYNWKSQKYSSEESALPRNDADDNSESCSVQESLDDSLSDARNVGDSKSDTYLGETRSAAMIFRRRDANLVSPSMRRAMGVKKKGKKTNTRLDVLSRYQEKEMNLRRLLKGHPSMGLSLGLGRDAIVEQSDDTEEYSNSEDLRKISGASPLLLKLKHKNWSHSPSKFLRTSRKEDSSYCHSTPALSTSSCNKYRNRNPSTVGSWDATTTSMNDGDDEDGDHLDLPGRHGCGIPCYWSKRTPRYRGVCGSSCCSPSLSDTLRRKGSSMLCGSQSMYHRRLRSCSLSNKRRIGSRTGQAFLPLLADSGDGIGGSSIGTAHSDDELSTNYGELDLEALCRLDGRRWSSYRNQDGLEIVALNGDGEDEGTVQNIRSLSQKYKPAFFSELIGQNIVVQSLINAISRGRIARVYLFQGPRGTGKTSAARIFASALNCMSTEEIKPCGCCRECNDSSSGKTRDLWEVDGTDKKGIEKVRYLLKKISRGPPLGSSRYKVFLIDECHLLPSKMWLAFLKFLEEPPQRVVFIFVTTDADNVPRTVQSRCQKYLFSKIKDRDIVARLRKISNEENLDVELNALDLIALNADGSLRDAETMLDQLSLLGKKITTSLVNELVGDVSDEKLLELLELAMSSETAETVKRARDLMDSGIDPMVLMSQLASLIMDIIAGTYNVVYAKHGDSLIGTQNLTEAELERLKHALRLLSEAEKQLRISSDRSTWFTATLLQLGSTPSMDLTLSSSSRRQSSRTTEEDPSSVSKESNVYKPNSDAQYFPRRSSSPSSLYRAINGHSSHQAEYEFNAKPPRLMDNNTLSASLDDEMTGNKVFRYKNSDKLDDIWEKCIEKCHSQTLRQLLHAHGKLLSISEVDGALAVYVAFEDEDIKARAERFLSSITNSIEIVLRCNVEVRIVLVSDGLDSLIYANQSELQEGHRQTEATLAIERGGKANWSGPAGAVVGYSDLESQEESAKLSRGSFNDANAGEKQEMPMQRIESIIREQRLETAWLQVAEKGTPGSLSRLKPEKNQVLPQEDTYQQNQMESIDSATLSSPKWEDELNHELKVLKMQDQRVLHTDQIGKMVGYYPMSPSLLHGSSYVANGSKESLGYESSSAGGGCSGLFCWNNSRSNRAKVKGTPVGPRGRSGRFTLFGECAKQKKSESRNTR